In the genome of Fulvivirga maritima, one region contains:
- a CDS encoding DUF3276 family protein, protein MEENNTNEREEIFSERVRAGKRTYFFDVKATRSNDYYLTITESKRRYKDDGFTYEKHKIFLYKEDFNKFVDALNNTVNHVKEELLPDVDFSQFDRQMGDGQEVEDSSEIDTELRWD, encoded by the coding sequence GTGGAAGAGAATAATACCAACGAAAGAGAAGAAATATTTTCAGAACGAGTGCGTGCAGGTAAGAGGACATATTTCTTTGATGTAAAAGCCACGCGTTCGAATGATTACTACCTAACTATTACGGAAAGTAAGAGAAGGTATAAAGATGATGGGTTTACGTACGAAAAACATAAGATCTTTTTGTATAAGGAAGACTTCAATAAGTTTGTTGACGCTTTAAACAATACTGTAAACCATGTAAAAGAAGAGTTATTGCCTGACGTAGACTTTAGTCAGTTTGATAGACAAATGGGAGACGGACAGGAAGTAGAAGATAGCTCAGAGATCGATACAGAACTTAGATGGGATTAA
- a CDS encoding acyl-CoA reductase, translating to MNITERISAFAELGNKLKNITQGNPDEEFFIRAKSQNPWFTEDNVRLALNNIINYLQEDQLAKWVSQYELKEQNKKIGIVMAGNIPLVGFHDLLAVVISGNIAVTKISSQDTFLMTHIINELNSIDNRLNDKIIIKDQLKEIDAIIATGSDNTSRYFEYYFSKYPNIIRKNRTSTAVLDGNESTEELQKLSDDIFSYFGLGCRNVSKLLVPTDYNFNSFFEAMNKYQSITYNHKYSNNYDYNKSIYLVNGVKHLDNGFLLLKEDFNMVSPISVLFYEHYSSDTDLSEILNRQKDKIQCVVSNKQLAVDYKPLGDAQYPQLWDYADGVDTMKFLTEL from the coding sequence ATGAACATCACAGAACGAATTTCTGCTTTCGCCGAACTAGGAAATAAGCTTAAAAATATTACTCAAGGAAATCCTGATGAAGAGTTCTTCATTAGGGCCAAATCACAAAACCCATGGTTTACTGAAGACAATGTAAGACTTGCTCTCAACAATATCATTAATTACCTACAGGAAGATCAACTTGCTAAATGGGTTAGCCAATATGAATTAAAAGAGCAAAACAAAAAAATAGGTATTGTAATGGCCGGTAACATCCCCCTTGTGGGCTTTCATGATCTACTTGCCGTTGTTATTAGTGGTAATATAGCTGTCACTAAAATAAGTTCACAGGATACATTCTTAATGACCCATATCATCAATGAGCTTAATTCAATTGACAATAGACTGAATGATAAAATAATCATAAAAGATCAACTTAAAGAGATTGATGCTATCATTGCTACCGGAAGTGACAACACCAGTAGGTATTTTGAGTATTATTTTTCAAAATATCCTAATATCATAAGAAAAAACCGAACTTCAACTGCTGTTCTGGATGGCAATGAAAGTACAGAGGAACTACAGAAACTTTCAGATGATATATTTAGCTATTTTGGATTAGGCTGCAGAAATGTATCCAAACTGTTGGTTCCAACAGATTATAACTTCAATTCATTTTTTGAAGCTATGAACAAATATCAATCGATTACTTATAACCACAAGTATTCGAACAACTATGACTATAATAAATCCATCTATTTAGTCAATGGTGTTAAACATCTAGATAATGGATTTCTCCTATTAAAAGAAGATTTTAACATGGTCTCTCCTATTTCTGTACTCTTCTATGAACATTATTCAAGTGACACTGACCTTTCAGAAATACTAAATCGGCAAAAAGATAAAATTCAATGTGTAGTTAGCAACAAGCAACTAGCAGTAGATTATAAACCTTTAGGAGATGCCCAGTATCCCCAATTATGGGACTATGCCGACGGTGTAGATACCATGAAATTCTTAACTGAATTATAA
- a CDS encoding 4Fe-4S binding protein, whose product MAIMITDECINCGACEPECPNTAIYEGGLEWDWAGGTTLTEVEMEDGTVLDAKEPQEPVSDEFYYIVSGKCTECTGFHEEPQCAAVCPVDCCVPDPDYEEDEEELVAKKEWLHDE is encoded by the coding sequence ATGGCTATAATGATAACTGACGAATGTATCAACTGTGGTGCATGCGAGCCTGAATGTCCTAACACAGCCATCTATGAAGGTGGTTTAGAGTGGGACTGGGCAGGAGGAACAACCCTTACTGAAGTAGAAATGGAAGACGGGACGGTGCTAGATGCTAAAGAGCCTCAAGAACCGGTTTCTGATGAGTTCTACTACATTGTTTCGGGTAAGTGTACTGAGTGTACAGGATTTCATGAAGAGCCTCAGTGTGCGGCTGTATGCCCTGTAGACTGCTGTGTTCCTGATCCGGATTATGAAGAGGATGAGGAAGAGTTGGTAGCCAAGAAAGAATGGCTTCATGATGAATAG
- a CDS encoding DUF58 domain-containing protein, whose protein sequence is MKLDLDKVKNTGQIDFLARQLVDGFITGLHKSPYHGFSVEFAEHHLYNSGESTRHIDWKVYAKTDRLYTKTFEEETNLRCQLVLDNSSSMHYPTESKGKIKFSILCAAAISHLLQKQRDAVGITTFSNKVELTTPISSTSSHLRKLMTLLEQLFNDTDKNKSTSVASVLHEVAEKNHKRSLIIIFSDMFDNPDELEDIFKGLQHLKHNKHEVLLFHVTDKQTEYSFNFEDRPYEFIDLESGEKLKLQPGQVKDKYVEDIQKYYHELKLRCGQLKIDFIEADISGDFNDILNAYLIKRAKMK, encoded by the coding sequence ATGAAATTGGACCTAGATAAGGTTAAAAATACTGGTCAAATTGATTTTCTTGCACGTCAATTAGTAGATGGATTTATCACTGGTTTACATAAATCTCCCTACCATGGCTTCTCTGTAGAGTTTGCAGAACACCATTTATACAACTCAGGAGAAAGCACCAGACATATCGATTGGAAAGTATATGCTAAAACAGACCGATTATATACAAAAACCTTTGAAGAAGAGACCAACTTAAGGTGTCAGTTGGTTTTAGACAACTCTTCTTCCATGCACTACCCTACGGAGTCTAAGGGCAAGATAAAATTCAGTATCCTTTGCGCTGCAGCTATTTCTCATTTACTCCAGAAACAAAGAGATGCCGTTGGTATTACTACATTTTCAAATAAGGTAGAGCTTACCACCCCTATTAGCTCCACCAGTTCTCATCTTAGAAAACTGATGACCTTATTAGAACAGCTATTCAACGATACGGATAAAAACAAAAGCACAAGTGTAGCCTCTGTACTACATGAGGTAGCAGAAAAAAATCATAAGAGGTCCTTGATTATCATTTTCAGTGACATGTTCGATAACCCAGACGAACTAGAGGACATATTTAAAGGCCTTCAACACCTGAAACATAATAAGCATGAAGTTTTACTCTTTCATGTCACCGATAAGCAGACAGAGTATTCTTTTAATTTCGAAGATCGACCTTATGAATTTATAGATCTGGAGTCAGGAGAAAAATTAAAGCTTCAACCCGGTCAAGTAAAGGATAAATATGTTGAAGATATCCAAAAATACTATCACGAACTGAAGCTTAGATGTGGGCAATTAAAAATAGATTTTATTGAAGCCGATATTTCTGGTGACTTCAACGACATTTTGAATGCCTATCTTATTAAAAGAGCCAAAATGAAATAA
- a CDS encoding AI-2E family transporter — translation MINKALEIIKGFFIIFDFMLGKTLTYILIAVLVFVLLSWLFIDIVIYVAIAIVVSSILRPLTQYIANTQIYNFRVPRLVAVILSYCVLIGFFTAFVILFIPLISEQIEVISGLDYRSLYLKLSLPLKNFENFLINNNLTTQPEGFIVDKLRSNIVELISNAQFGNILNNVISVTGQILVGILAVSFISFFFLYEMGSMRRKLISFIPNRYFEVTIAAYNKIERLLSNYLIGLLFQIFSVFTIASLGLSILGIKYALTIALFAAVANLIPYLGPLLGACFGVIVGVSTGLDLFTTNSYLLLIIKIGSVFATVQIVDNILLQPLIFSKSVKAHPLEIFIIIFAGASLAGIPGMIAAIPVYTVFRVFVSELYIGYRSYSVFKLQKK, via the coding sequence TTGATAAACAAAGCCCTTGAGATAATCAAGGGCTTTTTTATTATCTTTGATTTTATGCTCGGAAAAACGCTAACATATATTTTAATTGCCGTACTGGTATTTGTCTTGCTTAGTTGGCTGTTTATAGATATTGTTATCTATGTGGCCATTGCCATAGTGGTGAGTAGCATTCTTAGGCCGTTAACACAGTACATTGCTAACACTCAAATATACAATTTCAGAGTGCCCAGATTAGTGGCTGTGATTTTATCCTATTGTGTATTGATTGGTTTTTTTACGGCTTTCGTCATTCTATTCATTCCTTTAATATCAGAGCAAATTGAGGTGATTTCTGGCCTTGATTATAGAAGTCTATACCTGAAATTGAGTTTGCCTCTTAAAAACTTTGAAAATTTCCTTATTAACAATAATCTTACTACTCAGCCAGAAGGCTTTATTGTAGATAAGCTCCGTAGTAATATAGTAGAGCTGATCTCCAATGCTCAGTTTGGTAATATTTTGAATAATGTTATTTCGGTTACCGGGCAAATTTTAGTGGGAATTCTGGCGGTAAGTTTTATCTCTTTCTTTTTCTTGTACGAAATGGGATCTATGAGAAGGAAGTTAATCAGCTTTATTCCTAATCGTTATTTTGAAGTGACCATTGCTGCTTATAATAAAATTGAGCGATTGTTATCTAATTATCTGATTGGCTTATTGTTTCAGATTTTTTCCGTTTTCACTATCGCTTCCCTTGGCTTAAGCATACTAGGTATTAAATATGCCCTTACTATTGCTTTGTTTGCAGCTGTGGCTAATCTTATTCCTTACCTGGGACCTTTGCTTGGGGCCTGTTTTGGTGTCATAGTAGGAGTATCTACTGGTTTAGATTTATTTACTACTAATAGCTATCTGTTGTTGATTATTAAAATAGGATCTGTATTTGCCACCGTACAAATTGTAGATAATATTTTACTTCAACCTTTGATTTTTTCTAAAAGTGTAAAAGCGCACCCTTTGGAAATATTTATAATTATATTTGCAGGCGCTTCTTTAGCGGGTATACCAGGAATGATTGCTGCGATACCTGTTTATACGGTTTTTAGAGTATTTGTAAGCGAACTGTATATAGGTTATAGAAGTTATAGTGTATTTAAATTACAGAAAAAATAA
- the ychF gene encoding redox-regulated ATPase YchF: protein MALKCGIVGLPNVGKSTLFNAISNNKAEAANFPFCTIEPNVGVITVPDDRLSVLEELVNPQRVIPTTMEFVDIAGLVKGASKGEGLGNQFLANIREVDAIAHVVRCFEDDNIVHVDGKVDPLADKEVIDAELQLKDLESVDKKILRVEKIAKSGDAKSKKDLEVLKKYKNHLESGQNARSLDMDPEDKKSVADLQLLTAKPVIYVANVEETALPNGNSHSDTLKEMAASENAEVVVVSASIEAQIAELEDPDERAMFLEEYGLTESGLNKLIKAAYSLLDLITYFTAGVQEVRAWTIKKGWKAPQAAGVIHTDFEKGFIKAEVIKLDSYQTYKTEVACKEAGKIAIEGKEYVVADGDIMHFRFNV from the coding sequence ATGGCTCTTAAATGTGGAATAGTAGGATTGCCAAATGTGGGCAAATCAACTCTTTTTAATGCAATTTCAAACAATAAGGCAGAGGCTGCTAACTTTCCTTTTTGTACAATAGAACCTAATGTAGGGGTAATTACGGTGCCTGATGACAGGTTAAGTGTTTTGGAGGAACTTGTGAATCCTCAAAGAGTAATTCCTACTACAATGGAATTTGTAGATATTGCCGGACTGGTAAAAGGGGCAAGTAAAGGTGAAGGACTGGGAAATCAGTTTTTAGCTAATATCAGAGAGGTAGATGCTATTGCCCACGTGGTAAGATGCTTTGAAGATGATAATATTGTCCATGTAGATGGAAAGGTGGATCCGCTTGCAGATAAGGAAGTAATAGATGCAGAACTTCAGCTGAAGGATTTGGAATCTGTGGATAAGAAGATCTTAAGAGTGGAGAAGATTGCTAAAAGTGGTGATGCCAAATCTAAGAAAGATCTTGAAGTACTGAAGAAATATAAAAATCACTTAGAGTCAGGGCAGAATGCCAGGAGCTTAGATATGGATCCTGAGGATAAAAAATCTGTGGCTGATTTACAGTTGCTTACCGCTAAACCAGTAATATATGTGGCCAACGTTGAAGAGACAGCATTGCCTAATGGTAATTCACACTCTGATACATTAAAAGAAATGGCTGCTAGTGAGAATGCTGAGGTAGTAGTAGTATCAGCTTCTATCGAGGCTCAGATAGCTGAGCTTGAGGATCCTGATGAGAGAGCTATGTTTTTGGAAGAATATGGCCTGACAGAGTCTGGTTTGAATAAGCTTATTAAAGCCGCTTACAGCTTATTAGATCTAATTACCTACTTTACTGCGGGAGTACAAGAAGTGCGAGCCTGGACCATTAAAAAAGGTTGGAAAGCGCCGCAAGCTGCAGGGGTGATCCATACAGATTTCGAAAAGGGATTTATTAAAGCAGAAGTGATAAAATTAGATAGCTACCAAACCTATAAGACCGAAGTAGCTTGTAAAGAAGCCGGAAAGATAGCCATAGAAGGAAAAGAGTATGTGGTAGCTGATGGTGATATCATGCATTTTAGGTTT